The genomic segment CCTCACGGCTGGGGCGGCAGATGTGGTACGAGGAGCAACAGCCGATCCCTTAGAATTAGCTTATATTCTTAAAGATAGTGGCAGTACAGGCTTAGTGGTAGAAAACTTTGCCTTGTTGAAAAAATTGCGTCCCCAAATTGAAGATCTACCGATTCAATTCGTAATTTTACTGTCTGATGAAACCCCCAATTCCCGTGATTTACCCACCATTCCCGTTTTAAATTTTAACCAACTGATGGAAAAAGGGAAAAATACCCCCCTTAAACCCATACAGTATCATCCTGATACCTTAGCCACACTCCTTTATACTTCAGGAACCACTGGAAAACCGAAAGGAGTAATGTTAACCCATGAAAATTTACTGCATCAAATTAATGCGATTCCTGATGTCATTCACCCCGACCCAGGTGAAATCTTCCTCAGTATTCTTCCCACTTGGCATACCTTGGGACGCACCGGACAATATTTTTGCTTATCCCAAGGATGCACCGTTGTTTATACAAGTATTCGTTATTTTAAGCAAGACTTAAAGCAATTTCAACCCCATTATATGGTCAGTGTTCCCCGAATTTGGGAATCAATTTATGAAAGTGCACAAAAACAATTTCGAGAACAACCTGCCCTTCGACAAAAAATTGTTAATTTCTTGTTTTCCATCAGTGAAAGATATATTTTAGCTTGTCGCCTTGTTCAAGGATTAACCTTAAATTTAGATTCTCCTTCAACTTCTGAAAAATTCCTCGCCCAGTTACAAACCTGGATATTAGCGCCGATTCATTATTTAGGCGATCGCTTAGTGTATCAAAAAGTTCGAGAAGCCACAGGGGGACAACTGAAATTTGCCATTAGTGGCGGGGGTTCCCTAGCCATGCACTTAGAAAATTTCTATGAAATTGTCGGAATTAATTTATTAGTTGGCTATGGTTTAACAGAAACCGCCCCGGTGTTAAGTGCCCGTCGAGAATGGCATAATTTACGCGGGTCATCGGGTAAACCTATTCCCCAAACAGAACTGTGCATCGTTGACCCCGAAACCCGTCAAATCTTGCCCTGGGGTCAAAAGGGGTTAGTATTAGCCAGGGGGCCACAGGTAATGACAGGATATTTTGAAAATCCCCAAGCCACAGCCAAAGCCATTGATGGTGATGGCTGGTTTGATACCGGAGATTTAGGTTGGTTATCCCCGGACAACGACTTAGTATTAACGGGTCGGGCGAAAGATACAATTGTTTTAACCAATGGTGAAAATATTGAACCCCAAGCCATTGAAGATGCTTGTTTACGCAGTCCTTATATTGATCAAATCATGTTAGTCGGTCAAGATCAAAAATGCTTAGGGGCTTTAATTGTTCCGAATTTAGATGCTTTAAAACAATGGGCAATTCACCAAAATTTAACCTTAAAATCTTCCGAAGCATCCCTGAACCCAACTCAGGAAATTACCTTAGACAGTCCTGCGGTTCAAAGCTTGTTTCGAGAAGAACTCAACCGCGAAGTTAAAAACCGTCCCAGTTATCGCATTGATGATCGTATTGGCCCGTTTCAGCTACTTTCAGAACCCTTCTCTATGGAAAATGGGATGTTAACCCAAACCTTGAAGGTTAAGCGCCCCGTTGTAATGGAACGCTACCGCGATATGATTAACAAAATGTATGAAACCGTCACCCGTTAGCAGTCAAAGGTGAATAAGAACTTGTCAACTGAGGATAGCCGTCACCATCTTTGCATATCCTTGTGGGATGCAGTCGATGTACGGTTGTGTACGGGGGGCGTGCGCGTCCCCCTACAGGTTACGGGTGACGGAGGACTGACAACGGACAAACAGAATAACTTATGGACAATCTCAGACAATTACTGTTAAAACGACCGATCAACGTGAAAGCGGTGGTCACACCCCGTTGGAAGGAAGAAGCTCAACAGCAACTTCAAGTCCAAATTAATCAAATTGATAGTCAGTTGCAACAGTTAGAAATGCAAGGACAACGGATGATTGCAGAAATTAAACGCCAAAGTCTGCAACCCCTTGGCCCCGATGCCCTGCAACAAGTAGAAGAGATACAAGTTCAGGTGAATGAACGTAAAAGTCAACTCTTAGATCAGAAAAATCAAAACTTGCAACAACTCCAACAAGTTCAAACGTTGGAACTCGAACAAGAAGTGAGTCAAGGACAAATTGAAAGCATCTTTACCGTTGTAGAAGGCGACAATTTGATCACTAAAATGCAAGTCGAAATTCTCTTACGAGATGGTCTCATTGAAGAAATTCGCGGAGACATTTAAGGGGGGTTGACGGTTGAGGGTTGACCGTTAATAGTTGGCTGTTGACGGCTTTACACTGAGCGTTCGACGCTCGCTCAAGCCGAAGTCTTGCGATGTCCTGAGCTTGCGAAGGGTCGAAGTTTTGACGCTTAACAGTCAACGCTTATTGATCACGTTTGAACTTTTATTTTTTTTAGCGCTTATGGCAATTCACGAAGTTTTTATGCCTGCCCTTAGTTCAACGATGACGGAGGGTAAAATCGTTTCTTGGCAAAAATCCCCCGGTGATAAGGTGGAAAAAGGGGAAACCGTTCTGATCGTTGAGTCAGATAAAGCCGATATGGATGTGGAATCCTTTTATGAAGGATATCTAGCGACCATTATTGTTCCGGCCGGAGAAGCGGCCCCTGTGGGTAATACCATTGCGTTGATCGCAGAAACCCAAGCTGAAATTGAACAGGCGAAACAAAAAGCTTCTTCTCAGAGTGCGACAACATCCGCCCCAGCACCCGTGGCTCAAGCCGTTGCAGCCAGTTCACAGGCAACCACTGCAACAGTTGCAGCCGCACCCCCGACAACCTCTCGCAATGGCAGAATTGTTGCTTCTCCTCGCGCCCGGAAATTAGCTAAAGAACTCAATATTGATTTAGCCAGATTAAGCGGAAGTGGCCCCCATGGTCGCATCGTCGCCGAAGATGTGCAAGCCGCTTCTGGAGGTTCAACTTCAACCCCAACGGTTCAACCGTCTATCCCTGCTCCTACCGTTAGCAAGCCTGTTGCTCCGGTTTCAGCCCCAGCNTGCTATAGTTGTAATAGAGCTAAAAAATATTACAGATCGAGGAGTGGTTCAACAACTCACTCGTTACTATAATAATTTGATTATGGTTAAGCCGATTGATTTGGAGATAGATTATAATAAACCTATCCGTCTAATGGCGATTATGCCCAGCTTTCATAAACACAATTTTGTTGACAAAGAACATAGCAAGCTATCTTTAGAGTTTTTCTCTTTTGAGATTCTTGAACAATCGGATAGTTTAGCTCTATCTTTAACTAATATTGATAGAGAAAAAACTGTTTGTACAAAAATAAATTATGATAAAAATGATGTATTTGATTTATCCTGTTATTTACCCCATCCACCTAATAGTTTACTAAAAATAATAGCAAATTGCTCACCCGAAAAACAACAAGATATTTTAAAGTTGAGAAAACATATTTTGTGTTTTCACGAAAAAATTCAAGAAATTTATGCCCCAGGAGTTATTAAGTACGGACGAGGTAAAGATAATATTTGTGTTGAAATTCGTCAAGATAATCTCTTTTATCTCTATTTACCAATCCCAGATCGGCAAGTTATGGGTTCTAAATATCCTTTAGGTAAAATGCAAATTTTTACAAATGACTTTCAACAGATAAATCTTATTGGGTATATTCTTAAAGGTAAAAGATCTATTGATAAAGTCTATCACTACAAAGATTTTGAAAAATTTATCCAGGTAATAGATTCTATAGAATCTCTGAATCAACTAGAAAATCTGATTAATATAGCTTTGCAAAATTGGTTAGAAAGGTTGTAGGAGAAACGGGTTATTTCCTATCAGGTTTGTTGCCCTGAAATAAATTTCGGGCTAAAAGCTAAAACCATCTAAAGATGGTTAAAAATTAAAACAATAACCCGTTTTAACGGGTTTAAGTTCTGAGCCGGAAATTGATTTCACGGCTCTATCTGGATGGGACAGATTTAGCTTTTAACTTAATCCGCTCAAAATCTGAGTTTCCCTGAAATAAATTTCGGGCTAAAAGCTAAAACTATCTAAAGATAGTTAAAAATTCAAAAAACAACCCGTTTTAACGGGTTTAAGCTCTAAGCCGGAAATTGATTTCACGGCTCAGAGCTTAAAGCATCTAATCCTTATCTTGATAATCTGGTTCTAAACCCAAAATTGTAGTCCCATAACAATGATGTTGTTTTTGATTATTCACATAAGCTTTAGCATCTTCCAATTGTTTCCCTCCTAATGTTAAAACCCCATACCCATGTTGCCAACTAAACCCTAACCCCGAAGTTGAAAGCGTATGATTCAAATGATAAGCACTACTCCCTTTAATTTTTTTGACAAATTCAGAAACCGATAATTTTGGAGGAATAGAAACCACAAGATGAATGTGATCTTCCACACCCCCAATTGCATGAACAATACATCCTAAATAATCGGCTTTACCAATAATATAACCATAAAGCTCTGATTCTCGATCAGCCGTTATCAAAGGTTGTCGATTTTTTGTTGCCCAAACTAAGTGATAATAGGTACGCCAAAACGCCATATTAAATCCATCAAGACCCTTTTCCTAGAATACAATTAACGTTTAGATCGGTAAACTTGAATTAATTCCGCAGCAATACTAATCGCAATTTCTTCAGGGGTTAAAGCACCAATATCTAATCCAATAGGAGAATGAATTGGCTGAAGTTGATGAGAATAAATCCCACAATTCTGTAAAGCTTTATAAACAACTTGGATTCGTTTTTGGCTGCCAATCATGCCAATATATTGATACGGTAAATTAATATTTAAAATACTTTTTAAAGCTTCAATATCATATTCATAACCTCTTGTTACTAAAGCAATATATAAGTTTTTTGGGGACGTTAATTGTTGTAAAACGGTTGCAATACTTTGATTAAAAATCAAGGAATTGGGGGGAAATCGTTCAGGAGAGGTAAATTCAGGACGAGAATCTTGGATCACGATTTGAAAGCCCATAAAATCAGCAATTTTAGCTAACTTTTCTCCGATATGACCTGCTCCAATAATGAGTAAGGTAGGAGGGGGTTCTAAGGTTTCTATAAAAATTTGATCCGAGACGGGGATAGGATGTTCAGATGTGAGTAAATAGGGGAAAGCAGCATCAAAAGAAGTCACTAAAATAATCGATTTTCCGGCTTGCAATGAAGATAGAATATTTTCTGCTAAATTGATCGCTTTTTCTCCTGACNTATCTTATCGATTTGTCGCTTGGCTCCAAGAGAATCATGATGTATTTGCTCTACATCTAAGCAATTTGGGGCTTGTTTGGGCTTGAACTTTGTTCAAATCCCGTTAATAAAAAGGCTTGTTCAATTTGCCAGCGATTTCGGTACAACTCACAAACTTGTTGAGCCGATAATTCCTCTGGATCTAAGACATTGGTTAAATAGCGATACCAAGTTTTTCCCCATAAGACTGAGACTAATCGCACGGGGTGATGACATTGGTTAGAACGATTCTATCCACAGCATTCCTTCTTCCGTTAGAATTCTTAACAGTTCTCGCAATCCAGCTATTCTTCTATACACTAAGCCAATAACTACTGCCATCATCACCGGTAAATTTAATACTCGCGAACGCAGTTTTTTTTCCTGAATTCCTCGGCTTTCCTTTAACGGTTTAAAATTTTCGGGTGTTAGTAGTCTATACAGTTCTTTTTCTAGCACTTCTAATGGTGGCCCTGCCATTTGACTTTGATGCCTTAAATCCGCATTTCTCAAAATTCTCCCTGTTGTTTTACTCATCTGATTTCTTTCCCCCTTCCACTAACACTGACCTTGGCGATCGCCCCTTTAAACTAACACCTACAGTTGCCACGTTGCC from the Planktothrix tepida PCC 9214 genome contains:
- a CDS encoding AMP-dependent synthetase/ligase; its protein translation is MINPTDWRSLYSSLHCFPEIWPILDQNVGQIIALHDPHGKPEVRLTYSQVWQQIQQFATGLQTLGIEATTEALPVRIALFSDDSPRWMIADQGILTAGAADVVRGATADPLELAYILKDSGSTGLVVENFALLKKLRPQIEDLPIQFVILLSDETPNSRDLPTIPVLNFNQLMEKGKNTPLKPIQYHPDTLATLLYTSGTTGKPKGVMLTHENLLHQINAIPDVIHPDPGEIFLSILPTWHTLGRTGQYFCLSQGCTVVYTSIRYFKQDLKQFQPHYMVSVPRIWESIYESAQKQFREQPALRQKIVNFLFSISERYILACRLVQGLTLNLDSPSTSEKFLAQLQTWILAPIHYLGDRLVYQKVREATGGQLKFAISGGGSLAMHLENFYEIVGINLLVGYGLTETAPVLSARREWHNLRGSSGKPIPQTELCIVDPETRQILPWGQKGLVLARGPQVMTGYFENPQATAKAIDGDGWFDTGDLGWLSPDNDLVLTGRAKDTIVLTNGENIEPQAIEDACLRSPYIDQIMLVGQDQKCLGALIVPNLDALKQWAIHQNLTLKSSEASLNPTQEITLDSPAVQSLFREELNREVKNRPSYRIDDRIGPFQLLSEPFSMENGMLTQTLKVKRPVVMERYRDMINKMYETVTR
- a CDS encoding YlqD family protein — translated: MDNLRQLLLKRPINVKAVVTPRWKEEAQQQLQVQINQIDSQLQQLEMQGQRMIAEIKRQSLQPLGPDALQQVEEIQVQVNERKSQLLDQKNQNLQQLQQVQTLELEQEVSQGQIESIFTVVEGDNLITKMQVEILLRDGLIEEIRGDI
- the tnpA gene encoding IS200/IS605 family transposase, with the translated sequence MAFWRTYYHLVWATKNRQPLITADRESELYGYIIGKADYLGCIVHAIGGVEDHIHLVVSIPPKLSVSEFVKKIKGSSAYHLNHTLSTSGLGFSWQHGYGVLTLGGKQLEDAKAYVNNQKQHHCYGTTILGLEPDYQDKD
- a CDS encoding XdhC family protein gives rise to the protein MTSFDAAFPYLLTSEHPIPVSDQIFIETLEPPPTLLIIGAGHIGEKLAKIADFMGFQIVIQDSRPEFTSPERFPPNSLIFNQSIATVLQQLTSPKNLYIALVTRGYEYDIEALKSILNINLPYQYIGMIGSQKRIQVVYKALQNCGIYSHQLQPIHSPIGLDIGALTPEEIAISIAAELIQVYRSKR